The DNA window CGTTGTAGTAGGCGGCTTCGAGGTGCTCGAGCGCGAGCGCGAAGTTCAGGATGTCGACGTCCGTGACGTTCCCGCCGCCCATCCCGCCCATCCCGCCATTGCCCATATCGTCCTCGGCAACCGGCATGGCCGAGCCGACTTCGAGGTCGATACGGTAGAGTTTCGTCTCCCCGTCGACCGCGACCAGCGCGTAGGCCGCCCCATCGGTCCCGGAGATATCGAAGCCGTTGACGGCGTTGGCGTCGATACCGAGGCCACCGATGGTGGTCAGCCCGCTGGTCGTATCGGAGTCGGGGTCGGCGTCCTGCTGGACGAGCACGTCGAGGTTGCTGTCGATGTCGTACAGCATCGTCGCGCTCGGGCTGGGAACGCTGTTTGTGTAGCCTGCAGCACTGAGCTGTGGCGTCGTGCCCTCGTTGTCGTCGCCATCCATGTAGAAGGCGTCGGGGTCCTGGCGAACGATGGAACCATCGTCGGCACTCGTGACGAAGCTGTCGCCGTCGGTTGTCACGATACGGATCGCGTCGGCGACCGGATTGAAGTCGAACCCGATGCCGTCAATGAGGTCCGTGTCCGGGTAGTCCGCCGACCCGACACTGGAGGCCGAGACCGATTTGCCGGCCTTGCTCGGCATTTCGACGGTGTAGAGCGTGCCGTTCTCGTCCAGCGCGTACAGCATCTCGTCCGAGGGTCGATAGTCGATACCGACGAGTAAGTCGTCGCCGCTGACGCCGTTGATGCGGCTGGCCTTGTCGGTCCAGATCTCGCCCGATTCGAGGTCGACGGGAACGAGCGCGTTCGCGGTGCCGTCGTCCTGGGCGACCAGCGCGACCGCGTGCTCCATGTTCGCGTCGCCGTTTCCGTCCCCTTCGGCGGGAACGAGCGTGAAGCCGTAGACGGGGGGTTGGTGATCCGCGGCAGCGGTCCCGGCCCCGAGTGTGCCGAGGGCGACCGCCCCAACGCCGACTTTCGCGGTGTTGCTCATGAACGAGCGCCGGTCGAGGGCGCTGCCGACGCGAGTGAGGAGGTCCGTCGTCGTCTCGTTCTCGCGGTCGACGTCGTCCTGTTCGTGAGCCGTGTCGTCGAATCGGAACTCGCCGAGGTCGGCGAAGCTCTCGCCCGCTTCGATACGTTCCGGGATGTTGTCTTCTGAATCCATTGGTGATGCCACCAAGAATCCAATCGACCGACCGCCTTTAATGTCTATTCCGAATACCTTCCTACATCACACCGAACGCTCACCCAACTTCATACCAGATCGGTAGTCCACGGGTCGTATCCGGCGAAATACCTCAGTGTCTCGTTCGGCATGAAATCAGCGATGGAGACCCAACAGCCGGGAAAACAGCCCCGGGAGTGGGGATCCAGACCACGAACTTCGGACCCTGATCGATATACTTACCATATCTGCAACGAGTGATCCGTGGTAATGGAGGCGGTTCTGTGGTACGTATTCATTGGTACCCGTGGCGGCGAGAACAGAGCCCGCCTCCTGCGAGCGCTCGCTAACCGGCCACGGAACCCGAACCAGTTGGCCGACGACCTGGACCTCG is part of the Halococcus hamelinensis 100A6 genome and encodes:
- a CDS encoding DUF4394 domain-containing protein, whose translation is MDSEDNIPERIEAGESFADLGEFRFDDTAHEQDDVDRENETTTDLLTRVGSALDRRSFMSNTAKVGVGAVALGTLGAGTAAADHQPPVYGFTLVPAEGDGNGDANMEHAVALVAQDDGTANALVPVDLESGEIWTDKASRINGVSGDDLLVGIDYRPSDEMLYALDENGTLYTVEMPSKAGKSVSASSVGSADYPDTDLIDGIGFDFNPVADAIRIVTTDGDSFVTSADDGSIVRQDPDAFYMDGDDNEGTTPQLSAAGYTNSVPSPSATMLYDIDSNLDVLVQQDADPDSDTTSGLTTIGGLGIDANAVNGFDISGTDGAAYALVAVDGETKLYRIDLEVGSAMPVAEDDMGNGGMGGMGGGNVTDVDILNFALALEHLEAAYYNEFLEEYSETDVERADAIGKQFADPQLRFATYQEISSIRDHEEAHVEALTQTIQDLGGTPVEAAEYAFPYDSLEEFVKFSARVEAVGTSAYAGAGPLIENDEVVAAALSIHSVEARHTSWFRALIPGSSMPNAFDMARNMDQVLGIVNPLIVSE